From a region of the Methanolinea sp. genome:
- a CDS encoding DUF2150 family protein: MSKKKGDTGKREEPLKLFYIFYNQERWDNWISTLRECSFAVEPGSDEMPDGYTTLYNFSMDITIEVLKIIRLYQNGRFSRDEALEKLNAVECIVMGDAPAGELEEYIESLQLSMLVLFAACKRFIEGGFSTDMKALIKEGKKTAETDLEAALSIAAEVGANVISGAACCAKYLKEDLEHPGLFDEWLIEVESMHEAMTSLKNFDEEAGEAL; encoded by the coding sequence ATGTCGAAAAAGAAAGGAGATACAGGGAAAAGGGAAGAACCGCTCAAATTGTTCTACATCTTCTACAACCAGGAACGCTGGGACAACTGGATCTCCACGTTGCGGGAATGCTCGTTTGCAGTCGAACCCGGCTCCGACGAGATGCCCGACGGCTATACAACCCTCTACAATTTTTCCATGGACATCACCATAGAGGTGTTGAAGATCATCAGGCTCTACCAGAACGGGAGGTTTTCCAGGGATGAAGCCCTCGAGAAACTCAATGCCGTCGAGTGCATCGTGATGGGCGACGCCCCTGCCGGGGAACTCGAAGAGTACATCGAGTCGCTCCAGCTCTCCATGCTCGTCCTCTTTGCGGCCTGCAAGCGTTTCATCGAAGGAGGGTTCTCCACGGACATGAAGGCTCTCATCAAGGAGGGGAAGAAGACCGCCGAGACCGACCTCGAGGCTGCATTGAGCATTGCCGCCGAAGTGGGGGCAAACGTTATCTCCGGGGCGGCCTGCTGTGCCAAATACCTCAAGGAAGACCTTGAACATCCCGGTCTCTTTGACGAGTGGCTCATCGAGGTCGAGAGCATGCACGAGGCGATGACCTCGCTCAAGAACTTCGATGAGGAGGCGGGAGAGGCTTTGTGA
- the cls gene encoding cardiolipin synthase, with product MIFGLTIHEVFLIINIVLVLGIIFDQRRNPTSTVGWVLVLILLPGLGFFLYLFLGQDWTKRRLFSLKAEDDRLIADAVISQKKELERIGRTRPGETYERYMSIARMLLEGSQALITTDNELEIFTEGTAKFASLFDAIREARHHIHLEYYIIRNDALSRELIELLTKKAREGVEVRLLADSMGMKVKKKGLHEFTQAGGKHAVFFPRIFTINYRNHRKIAVIDGTTGFIGGFNIGEEYLGRGPFGSWRDAAIRINGMGVMGLQLRFIMDWNYAAREHLEIDPVYFPMVPGKGRCPLQTVWSGPDVRFSQIKDGYVKLILTAQESVYIQTPYFIPDDSLADALRIAALSGVDVRVMIPCRPDHPFVYWASLSFIGDLLDAGVKAYTYDAGFIHAKSIVVDGIGASVGSANFDVRSFRLNFEANAFFYDPLYGSQLKQAFLDDLPKCTEITPGSYQSRSRWTRTRESVSRLFSPLG from the coding sequence ATGATATTTGGTCTCACGATCCACGAGGTTTTCCTGATCATAAATATCGTGCTGGTACTCGGTATCATCTTTGATCAGCGGCGGAACCCGACATCAACGGTCGGCTGGGTCCTCGTCCTCATCCTGCTGCCCGGCCTGGGGTTTTTCCTCTACCTTTTTCTTGGCCAGGACTGGACCAAACGCCGCCTTTTCTCCCTTAAAGCAGAAGACGACCGGCTCATTGCAGATGCCGTGATCTCCCAGAAAAAGGAGCTTGAGCGGATCGGCAGGACGCGCCCAGGGGAAACCTATGAACGCTACATGAGTATCGCACGGATGCTGCTTGAAGGCAGCCAGGCACTCATCACCACGGATAACGAACTAGAGATCTTCACCGAAGGGACTGCCAAATTCGCATCGCTCTTTGATGCCATCCGTGAAGCACGCCACCACATCCATCTCGAATACTACATCATCCGCAACGACGCCCTCTCGCGGGAGCTCATAGAGCTCCTCACGAAGAAAGCCCGGGAGGGCGTGGAAGTCCGTCTCCTTGCCGATTCGATGGGCATGAAGGTGAAAAAGAAGGGGTTGCACGAGTTTACGCAGGCAGGCGGGAAGCATGCCGTCTTCTTTCCCCGGATATTCACCATCAACTACCGGAACCACCGGAAGATCGCCGTGATTGATGGCACTACCGGGTTCATCGGCGGGTTCAATATCGGCGAAGAGTATCTGGGCAGGGGGCCGTTTGGCTCCTGGCGGGATGCTGCGATCAGGATCAATGGGATGGGCGTCATGGGATTGCAGCTCCGGTTCATCATGGACTGGAACTATGCTGCCAGGGAGCACCTGGAAATTGATCCGGTCTATTTCCCAATGGTACCCGGCAAAGGCCGCTGCCCGCTCCAGACGGTCTGGAGCGGACCGGATGTCCGTTTCAGCCAGATCAAGGATGGCTACGTGAAACTGATCCTGACCGCCCAGGAATCGGTCTACATCCAGACCCCGTACTTCATCCCCGATGATAGCCTCGCGGATGCCCTCCGGATAGCAGCATTGTCCGGGGTGGATGTCCGGGTCATGATCCCCTGCCGGCCCGACCACCCGTTCGTATACTGGGCTTCTCTCTCCTTTATCGGCGACCTCCTCGATGCCGGGGTGAAGGCTTATACCTATGATGCCGGTTTCATCCATGCGAAATCCATCGTGGTCGATGGAATCGGTGCATCGGTTGGCAGCGCCAATTTCGATGTGCGGAGTTTCAGGCTGAACTTCGAGGCAAACGCCTTCTTCTATGATCCTCTCTACGGCAGCCAGTTGAAGCAGGCATTTCTTGATGATCTCCCGAAATGTACCGAGATCACCCCTGGTTCCTACCAAAGCCGGTCACGGTGGACAA
- a CDS encoding RNA helicase — MIAGRARFRQARKIERAVGYRIPDLAFHGATLDALSSRLNLDRLDNILREQVIAFFNSFLGCSCKDSPHCGCPEKKFAREIIELRENGLDHRQISQFLQDEYGIDVYPADVLSFLEDSVHVLEAIRDIAALKGKAVLEAAATRHIDQIER, encoded by the coding sequence GTGATCGCGGGCAGGGCGCGGTTCCGGCAGGCCCGCAAGATCGAACGGGCGGTCGGGTACCGGATCCCCGATCTCGCCTTCCACGGCGCCACGCTTGACGCTCTCTCTTCCCGCCTGAACCTTGACCGCCTGGACAACATCCTCCGGGAACAGGTCATCGCTTTTTTCAATTCCTTTCTCGGCTGCTCCTGCAAGGACTCCCCGCACTGCGGCTGCCCGGAAAAGAAGTTTGCCCGCGAGATAATCGAGCTTCGCGAGAATGGTCTTGATCACCGCCAGATCTCCCAGTTCCTGCAGGACGAGTACGGAATCGATGTCTACCCGGCCGATGTGCTCAGCTTCCTTGAAGATTCCGTCCACGTGCTCGAAGCGATACGCGATATCGCAGCCCTGAAAGGAAAGGCCGTTCTTGAAGCAGCAGCGACCAGGCATATCGACCAGATCGAGCGGTAG
- a CDS encoding tRNA sulfurtransferase, which translates to MDVVMVRYGELFLKSEPVKRQFIRHLQRNIARALESEGLAHRFEFHRGRILIHGDDPLRIAAVTGTIFGIVEVAVCTFTESTLPAVSSTAVERAGSFLAGGGSFAIRARRQGVEGITSQEIGARVGEAVLEAFPGATVNLSRPQFEIFVEMREFGALVYDSPITAPGGLPWGTQGRALALLSGGVDSPVATWLMMKRGCEMSSLHIDAGNYTGADTLSRTLASHATLSTWCRGYPMDLMVADARPFFEALVSRPPARFRCVLCKRFMLALGSRIVRDHRFSALITGDSLGQVASQTLPNLATISEAATVPLIRPLIAFDKNETVAIAKKIGVFTPEPSDLACRAVPRMPATAARVQDIREAEKQLGTDELLENVLGQVTVKTALNGKIQ; encoded by the coding sequence ATGGACGTGGTCATGGTCAGGTACGGGGAACTCTTCCTGAAGAGCGAACCGGTGAAGCGGCAGTTCATCAGGCACCTCCAGCGGAACATCGCCAGGGCGCTTGAATCCGAAGGCCTGGCTCACCGCTTCGAGTTTCATCGGGGCCGGATCCTTATCCATGGCGATGACCCCCTCCGCATCGCTGCGGTCACAGGCACGATATTCGGCATCGTTGAAGTGGCGGTCTGCACCTTCACCGAGAGCACCCTTCCGGCTGTCTCCAGCACTGCCGTGGAGCGGGCAGGATCCTTCCTGGCAGGCGGCGGCAGTTTTGCGATACGTGCCCGCCGGCAGGGAGTCGAAGGAATCACCAGCCAGGAGATCGGGGCCCGGGTAGGGGAGGCAGTTCTCGAAGCTTTCCCGGGTGCGACCGTGAACCTGTCGCGGCCGCAGTTTGAAATATTTGTCGAGATGCGGGAGTTCGGGGCACTTGTCTATGACTCCCCGATCACCGCTCCCGGGGGGCTTCCCTGGGGGACCCAGGGAAGGGCGCTCGCCCTCCTTTCGGGAGGGGTAGATTCCCCTGTCGCGACCTGGCTCATGATGAAACGGGGCTGCGAGATGTCCTCTCTCCACATCGATGCCGGGAACTACACGGGTGCCGATACGCTCTCCCGGACGCTGGCCAGCCACGCCACCCTCTCCACCTGGTGCCGCGGGTACCCCATGGACCTCATGGTTGCCGATGCCCGCCCGTTCTTCGAAGCCCTGGTCAGCAGGCCACCGGCGCGCTTCCGGTGCGTGCTCTGCAAGCGGTTCATGCTCGCCCTCGGAAGCAGGATCGTCCGCGACCACCGCTTTTCGGCACTCATCACCGGTGACAGTCTTGGCCAGGTCGCTTCACAGACCCTTCCCAACCTGGCCACCATCTCAGAAGCAGCGACGGTCCCGCTGATCAGGCCGCTTATCGCCTTTGACAAGAACGAGACGGTGGCCATCGCCAAAAAGATCGGGGTATTTACTCCGGAACCCTCAGATCTCGCCTGCCGGGCGGTTCCCCGCATGCCGGCCACTGCTGCCAGGGTGCAGGACATCCGGGAGGCAGAAAAGCAGCTGGGAACTGACGAACTGCTCGAAAATGTGCTCGGGCAGGTCACAGTGAAGACAGCGCTGAACGGGAAGATCCAGTGA
- a CDS encoding DUF2703 domain-containing protein translates to MKKTLVVLWRHTGDQEKPCLSCSDTGRSFFELLDLLIPAFNEEGIVLEYREEIVSGNGGNPENVVLLNEISISPLLSHAARGEEYCHASRCRPPEHIHRHYPDASGVMCDEAPEILFRKAILLALDDEVRAHYAALR, encoded by the coding sequence ATGAAAAAAACCCTCGTGGTACTCTGGCGGCATACCGGCGATCAGGAGAAACCCTGCCTCAGCTGTTCCGATACCGGCAGGTCCTTTTTCGAGCTGCTGGACCTGCTCATCCCCGCCTTCAACGAGGAAGGGATCGTGCTCGAATACCGGGAGGAGATCGTCTCTGGAAATGGTGGGAATCCTGAAAATGTCGTTCTACTGAACGAAATTTCCATCAGCCCCCTCCTCTCCCACGCCGCCCGTGGTGAGGAGTACTGCCATGCCTCGCGGTGCCGGCCCCCGGAGCACATCCACCGTCACTACCCTGATGCATCCGGTGTGATGTGCGATGAAGCCCCGGAGATCCTGTTCCGGAAGGCCATCCTGCTTGCCCTGGATGATGAGGTCAGGGCGCACTATGCCGCGCTCAGGTGA